Proteins from one Akkermansiaceae bacterium genomic window:
- a CDS encoding helix-turn-helix domain-containing protein has protein sequence MAEFDNLEYLHDLCRLRSTLEAFAAARLHNHPSYEDIQGNFRIHLATMKQHAFQGNYGAFHEEDMRLHRTLVASVGIPTLLSGWEYVVADLEAWIRHVKKAYWPSLMTLYREHEILIEAWGAAESWVAEQATHHHLEAGWFRVASAQGKVKQDIHPVDKATSFICTHYASDIDVEWLAQNVSFVSASHLTRLFREQQGISPYAFLKQVRMERAAELLRSTSDSIALISRRVGYKTSSHFARDFLKTFQTNPRAFRK, from the coding sequence GTGGCTGAATTCGACAATCTAGAGTATCTCCATGATCTCTGCCGACTCCGCTCAACGTTGGAGGCGTTTGCCGCGGCCCGATTGCACAACCACCCCTCGTATGAGGACATCCAGGGCAACTTCCGCATCCACTTGGCCACGATGAAACAGCATGCGTTCCAAGGGAATTACGGGGCATTCCACGAAGAAGACATGCGCCTGCATCGCACCCTTGTCGCGAGCGTTGGTATTCCCACTCTTCTCTCTGGTTGGGAATACGTCGTCGCCGATCTCGAGGCGTGGATCCGGCATGTGAAGAAAGCCTATTGGCCGAGTCTTATGACTCTTTACCGTGAGCATGAAATTCTCATTGAAGCATGGGGGGCCGCGGAATCCTGGGTTGCAGAACAAGCCACCCATCACCACCTAGAGGCTGGGTGGTTCCGCGTCGCCAGCGCCCAAGGAAAGGTCAAGCAGGACATCCACCCTGTGGACAAAGCGACCTCCTTCATCTGTACTCATTACGCTAGCGACATCGATGTAGAATGGCTCGCACAAAACGTTAGCTTCGTCAGCGCGAGCCATCTCACCCGTCTATTCCGCGAGCAGCAAGGCATATCCCCTTATGCATTCCTCAAGCAAGTCCGCATGGAGCGCGCTGCAGAACTTTTGCGTAGCACCTCCGATTCCATTGCCCTCATTTCTCGGAGGGTAGGCTATAAAACATCCTCCCATTTCGCCCGGGATTTCTTGAAGACCTTCCAAACTAATCCTCGTGCTTTCCGGAAATAA
- a CDS encoding autotransporter-associated beta strand repeat-containing protein produces the protein MKPYRRSIFALATFSLSFQAALQAADYTYSGTTTNTIGTPYLWSEGTGWDAVAVSNIDTILNFQGTLAAGATLFSRNDGGTFLLNRLNFAHIGPETGTAPTFTLFGDPLEFRTSSGSITPTLVFNTTGTVKPLVTIQNDLILGNNIAVATETGNRGTLSGIISGSGALTKSGAGTLVLTGANTYTGLTTVNGGSLAIQHNSALGTTAGATAIGNDGRLQLQGGITVTGEALTINRTSDAGSGVFQLQNVSGNNIWTGGITLNGDYITRIESSAGRLTLRGNIDMGSGTTGQVVLQGAGAGEVSGNISGTRPLTKSTAGDGTWVLSGTNTYTGATTISNGTLQFAKQIALYNNNNADWTDTKISVGSGATLALNVGGAGEFTSADVDTLKALGTATGGLRSGSRLGLDTTNAVGGKFTYASIIGNTNAGANVIGLTKLGAGTLELSGNNTYSGTTVVNGGILKIRHANALGTTAAGTTLSNATTLQLQGGITVTGETLTVTNASDTIFLESQFVEAEDGAGKNLNTWAGNINLTTGTNSRIFASTGRLLITGNIAITATSPGQLVLQGLAGGEISGVISGNAPLVKSSNDAGTWILSGTNTYTGATTISKGTLQLGNGGTTGSLASTSISVGNTDSNFTVNRSNKAEQGVDFGSTISGVGSFTQAGTGTTILKTATYTGATNINAGTLQFAQQTALYNNNNANWTAAKITVNSGATLALNVGGTGEFTSANVDAIKTLGTATGGFRNGSRLGLDTTNATGGIFTYATAIGNTNAGANSIGLTKLGTGTLELSAVNTYTGSTIITAGTFNVTTIGALNGGGSIIVESNATLNLAGTYRFNIGANGQNNNITGTGTANLTGIFNLDLTSAALAEGNGWSLVGVNQLDSINWTGLQVDSTAGSFTKTGDLWTRIDGSNIWTFNQTNGLLSLTIPEASQSLLLLLGLSGIAARRRRM, from the coding sequence ATGAAACCCTACCGTCGCTCCATTTTCGCCCTCGCCACGTTCTCACTTTCTTTTCAGGCGGCTCTCCAGGCGGCGGATTACACCTACTCCGGCACCACGACCAATACAATTGGCACCCCCTATCTCTGGTCGGAGGGAACCGGTTGGGACGCCGTTGCGGTAAGCAACATCGATACGATTCTCAATTTCCAGGGTACCCTCGCCGCCGGGGCCACGCTTTTCAGCAGAAACGACGGGGGGACATTCCTCCTAAACCGTCTCAACTTTGCCCACATCGGCCCCGAAACCGGAACGGCACCGACCTTCACCCTCTTCGGGGATCCGCTGGAATTCAGGACCAGCAGCGGAAGCATCACCCCTACCCTGGTTTTCAACACCACCGGCACTGTCAAGCCGCTGGTCACCATCCAGAATGACCTGATTCTGGGAAACAACATCGCTGTCGCTACGGAAACCGGAAACAGGGGCACCCTCTCCGGCATCATCAGCGGCAGCGGCGCTCTCACCAAAAGCGGAGCCGGCACCCTCGTCCTCACCGGGGCCAACACCTACACCGGCCTCACCACCGTCAATGGAGGCAGCCTCGCCATCCAGCATAACAGCGCCCTGGGAACCACGGCGGGAGCAACTGCAATCGGTAACGATGGCCGGCTGCAACTACAGGGCGGGATCACCGTGACCGGTGAAGCGCTCACCATCAACAGGACCTCTGATGCAGGCTCAGGTGTGTTCCAACTGCAAAACGTGAGTGGCAACAATATCTGGACGGGGGGCATCACTTTAAACGGTGACTATATCACCCGGATCGAGTCGTCGGCAGGCAGGCTCACCCTCAGGGGAAACATCGACATGGGGAGTGGTACTACTGGTCAGGTGGTCTTGCAGGGAGCAGGTGCCGGGGAGGTTTCGGGCAATATCAGCGGCACACGTCCTCTTACCAAGAGTACCGCGGGCGATGGAACATGGGTTTTGAGCGGAACGAACACCTATACCGGCGCGACCACCATCAGCAATGGCACTCTCCAGTTCGCCAAACAGATCGCTCTTTATAACAACAACAACGCGGACTGGACCGACACCAAGATCTCCGTGGGCTCCGGCGCCACCCTCGCCCTAAACGTCGGCGGTGCCGGCGAGTTCACCTCCGCCGATGTCGATACCCTCAAAGCGCTCGGCACCGCCACCGGCGGCCTCCGGAGCGGCTCACGGCTCGGGCTAGATACCACCAACGCCGTCGGTGGCAAGTTCACCTACGCCTCCATCATCGGCAACACCAACGCCGGAGCCAACGTCATCGGCCTGACCAAGCTGGGAGCCGGAACCCTCGAACTTTCCGGAAACAACACCTACTCCGGCACCACCGTCGTCAATGGTGGCATTCTCAAGATCCGGCACGCCAACGCCCTCGGAACCACCGCCGCCGGCACCACCCTGTCCAATGCAACCACGCTCCAGTTGCAAGGAGGCATCACCGTCACCGGAGAAACCCTGACCGTGACGAATGCCAGCGACACCATTTTCCTCGAAAGCCAATTCGTGGAAGCCGAAGACGGCGCGGGCAAAAACCTCAACACTTGGGCCGGAAACATCAACCTCACCACCGGCACCAACTCCCGGATTTTCGCCTCCACCGGCAGGCTCCTCATCACCGGAAACATCGCCATCACTGCCACCAGCCCTGGCCAGCTCGTCCTCCAGGGATTGGCAGGCGGGGAAATCTCCGGCGTGATCAGCGGCAACGCCCCTCTCGTCAAAAGCAGCAATGACGCGGGAACCTGGATCCTGAGTGGTACGAACACCTACACCGGCGCGACCACCATCAGCAAGGGCACCCTCCAACTCGGCAACGGTGGAACGACCGGCTCCCTTGCCTCCACGTCGATCAGCGTCGGCAACACCGACAGCAACTTCACGGTCAACCGCAGCAACAAGGCCGAGCAGGGTGTCGATTTCGGCTCCACGATCTCCGGGGTCGGCTCCTTCACCCAGGCCGGCACCGGCACCACCATCCTGAAAACGGCCACCTACACCGGCGCGACCAACATCAACGCAGGAACCCTCCAGTTCGCCCAACAGACCGCTCTTTATAACAACAACAACGCGAACTGGACCGCCGCCAAGATCACCGTGAATTCCGGAGCCACCCTCGCCCTCAATGTCGGCGGCACAGGCGAGTTCACTTCCGCCAATGTCGATGCCATTAAAACGCTCGGCACCGCCACCGGCGGCTTCCGCAACGGCTCACGGCTCGGGCTTGACACCACCAACGCCACCGGTGGCATCTTCACCTACGCCACCGCCATCGGCAACACCAACGCCGGAGCGAACTCCATCGGCCTGACCAAGCTCGGGACCGGAACCCTTGAACTCTCCGCCGTCAACACCTACACCGGCAGCACCATCATCACCGCCGGAACCTTCAACGTCACCACCATAGGCGCCTTGAACGGCGGCGGCTCCATCATCGTGGAAAGCAACGCCACCCTCAACCTCGCCGGAACCTACCGGTTCAACATCGGGGCGAACGGGCAGAACAACAACATCACCGGCACGGGCACCGCGAACCTCACCGGCATTTTCAACCTCGACCTCACTTCCGCCGCCCTCGCCGAAGGAAACGGATGGTCCCTGGTCGGGGTCAACCAACTCGACTCCATCAACTGGACCGGCCTGCAAGTCGACAGCACCGCCGGCTCCTTTACGAAAACGGGCGATCTCTGGACGCGGATCGACGGAAGTAACATCTGGACCTTCAACCAAACCAACGGCCTTCTTTCCCTCACCATTCCCGAGGCAAGCCAGTCCCTGCTCCTCCTCCTCGGCCTCTCCGGTATCGCCGCCCGCCGCCGCCGGATGTAA
- a CDS encoding helix-turn-helix domain-containing protein, which yields MIRSDRRGRLLIRAEQRAAILQAFDAGSLSAMAFCRQHGLSYSTFATWIQKRRRESTASTPEVRAPAPASPSFAEVQLEQPAIFTQPHHPIKLNLPSGASVEIGDPSQMPLVIELLRHLSPSHPC from the coding sequence TTGATCCGCTCGGATCGCCGTGGCCGACTCCTCATTCGTGCCGAGCAGCGGGCCGCCATCCTCCAGGCGTTTGACGCCGGTTCGCTCTCGGCCATGGCGTTCTGCCGGCAGCACGGACTATCCTATTCCACCTTCGCCACCTGGATCCAGAAGAGGCGCAGGGAAAGCACCGCTTCCACACCCGAGGTCCGCGCTCCGGCACCTGCCAGCCCTTCCTTCGCCGAAGTCCAGCTGGAGCAGCCCGCCATCTTCACGCAGCCCCATCATCCGATCAAACTCAACCTGCCTTCCGGAGCCAGCGTTGAAATCGGCGATCCTTCGCAGATGCCGCTGGTTATCGAACTGCTGCGCCACCTTTCCCCCTCCCACCCATGCTGA
- the tnpB gene encoding IS66 family insertion sequence element accessory protein TnpB: MLTLSGSLRVFLALEPCDMRKSFDSLHALVISHLGEDPRGGAVFAFTNRSRTLIKLLHWDGTGLWVHAKRLEKGTFSWPKPSGEGQTKLKLAPEVLAMLTDGIDLKGARMRPWYERE, translated from the coding sequence ATGCTGACGCTCTCCGGCAGCCTGCGCGTGTTCCTCGCGCTCGAACCCTGCGACATGCGCAAGAGCTTCGACAGCCTCCATGCGCTGGTCATCAGCCATCTGGGCGAAGATCCGCGTGGAGGCGCGGTCTTCGCCTTCACCAACCGCAGCCGCACCCTCATCAAGCTGCTCCACTGGGATGGAACCGGCCTGTGGGTCCATGCAAAGCGTTTGGAAAAAGGCACCTTCTCCTGGCCGAAGCCATCCGGGGAAGGGCAGACAAAGCTCAAGCTCGCACCGGAAGTGCTGGCTATGCTCACCGATGGCATCGACCTGAAGGGAGCGAGGATGCGTCCGTGGTATGAGCGGGAGTGA
- a CDS encoding IS66 family transposase, whose protein sequence is MRPVFVRVADRDAAPVTAKLPPRLQDGLTATPALIAHTLVSKYCDHLPFYRQEKILASRHGVPIGRNTLCSWAELAAFWLQPLYQHIHRDLLAGSYLQADETPVKYLAPGTGKTGQGYLWTLHRPGGGDVLYQWHASRGSACLGDLLGGFRGILQSDGYQAYNVHAGKHPGITQAACWAHVRRKFHEALQTGQHLAAGPLRAIARLYLIEKDLRQSRAGPEQRTHLRQQESQPIIERLREDLLRLRSDASVLPKSPLGRAIDYALTLWPKLLTFLTHGEVEIDTNLTENAIRPTAVGKKNWLFVGGEGTGQTSAILYTLLESAKRHGHEPYAYLRDVLERLPAMKCSEIDLVLPRNWKPAGEPAIVNKVA, encoded by the coding sequence GTGCGGCCCGTTTTCGTCCGGGTGGCGGACCGTGATGCGGCTCCCGTCACCGCCAAGCTTCCGCCACGCCTGCAGGACGGGCTGACCGCCACTCCCGCGCTCATCGCCCACACCCTCGTCTCCAAGTACTGCGACCATCTGCCGTTTTACCGGCAGGAGAAGATCCTCGCCAGCCGCCACGGTGTGCCCATCGGCCGCAACACTCTCTGTAGTTGGGCGGAACTCGCTGCCTTCTGGCTCCAGCCGCTCTACCAGCACATCCATCGGGACCTGCTCGCCGGGAGCTACCTCCAGGCCGACGAGACTCCCGTCAAATACCTCGCCCCCGGCACTGGCAAAACAGGCCAGGGCTACCTCTGGACCCTGCACCGCCCCGGCGGTGGCGATGTCCTCTACCAATGGCATGCCAGCCGTGGCAGCGCTTGCCTGGGTGATCTGCTCGGCGGCTTCCGAGGCATCCTCCAGAGCGATGGCTATCAAGCCTACAATGTCCACGCCGGGAAGCATCCCGGCATCACCCAAGCCGCCTGCTGGGCGCACGTGAGAAGGAAATTCCACGAAGCCCTGCAAACCGGCCAGCACCTTGCAGCGGGACCGCTCAGGGCTATCGCCCGGCTTTACCTCATCGAGAAGGATCTGCGCCAGAGCCGTGCCGGACCGGAACAGCGCACCCACCTCCGGCAACAGGAAAGCCAGCCCATCATCGAACGCCTGCGGGAGGATCTCCTCCGCCTCCGTTCGGATGCATCCGTGTTGCCGAAAAGCCCGCTGGGCCGAGCTATCGACTATGCCCTGACACTGTGGCCGAAGCTTCTGACCTTCCTCACCCATGGGGAGGTCGAGATCGACACCAATCTCACGGAGAACGCCATCCGTCCGACAGCGGTGGGCAAGAAGAACTGGCTCTTCGTCGGAGGCGAAGGCACCGGGCAGACCAGCGCGATCCTCTACACGTTGCTCGAAAGCGCGAAACGCCACGGCCACGAACCCTATGCCTACCTGCGGGATGTGCTCGAACGCCTGCCCGCGATGAAGTGTTCGGAGATCGATCTTGTTCTTCCCCGGAACTGGAAGCCAGCCGGCGAACCGGCTATCGTGAACAAAGTGGCCTGA
- a CDS encoding IS5 family transposase: protein MAKRYELSETQWVQIRDLLPGKLSDPGRTASDNRNFVNGVLWVLRSGARWSDLPERYGQWKTVHKRFTRWAKAEIWEKVFASLVKDRDNAYLMLDSTIVKAHQQAVTGKGGAPTRLWGVPAED, encoded by the coding sequence ATGGCGAAGCGCTATGAACTGAGTGAAACACAGTGGGTGCAGATCCGGGATTTGTTGCCCGGAAAGTTGAGCGATCCGGGAAGGACGGCGTCGGACAACCGTAACTTCGTCAACGGAGTGCTTTGGGTCCTGCGGAGCGGTGCCCGTTGGAGCGATCTGCCCGAACGGTACGGCCAATGGAAGACCGTCCACAAACGCTTCACCCGCTGGGCCAAGGCGGAGATTTGGGAGAAAGTCTTCGCATCGCTCGTCAAAGACCGGGACAATGCCTATCTGATGCTCGATTCCACCATTGTGAAGGCCCACCAGCAGGCCGTCACAGGAAAAGGGGGGGCTCCAACCAGGCTGTGGGGCGTTCCCGCGGAGGACTGA
- a CDS encoding DUF1080 domain-containing protein: MNHSQYLSSSLTFGGILRMALFSAPVTLLQSASAKLGDPEPITPREKVNLLEVLSGKDRVSQLHPKKSVDADPDKVWRFAEGGTLKINGQGLGFLRTTQQYQDYHLVIEYRWGEGTHGPRVDRARDGGLLLHAFGPDTALSGTWPSCTEVQMIEGGTGNILLLAPKDETGVQSATKATLTITPDRIGTPLWNPAGESRALPFEGRVVTRIGWKDRDPGWTDKKGYRGAKDLEKPTGDWNRMDVICMGDTIRVLLNGELVNEATKVHPRSGYIAIKSEYADYEVRRWELLPLSAKGE, encoded by the coding sequence ATGAACCACTCACAGTATCTCTCCTCCAGCCTGACCTTCGGTGGGATTCTCCGAATGGCGCTCTTCTCAGCTCCAGTGACGTTGCTCCAGTCGGCATCCGCGAAACTGGGTGATCCAGAGCCGATCACACCGCGGGAAAAGGTGAATCTTCTGGAGGTACTCTCCGGCAAGGACCGCGTCTCCCAGCTCCATCCCAAGAAGTCGGTGGATGCTGATCCGGACAAGGTTTGGAGATTCGCGGAAGGTGGAACTTTGAAAATCAACGGCCAGGGACTCGGGTTCCTGAGAACCACGCAGCAGTACCAGGACTACCATTTGGTCATCGAGTACCGATGGGGGGAGGGAACCCATGGCCCGCGTGTGGATCGCGCCCGCGATGGTGGGTTGTTGCTCCATGCCTTTGGTCCGGACACGGCGCTTTCAGGAACCTGGCCGAGCTGCACCGAAGTCCAGATGATTGAAGGGGGGACAGGGAATATCCTGCTCCTTGCTCCGAAGGATGAAACCGGGGTTCAGTCGGCCACAAAAGCCACCCTCACGATCACCCCGGATCGGATTGGTACCCCGCTGTGGAACCCAGCCGGGGAGTCCAGGGCATTACCTTTCGAGGGACGAGTCGTGACCCGGATCGGCTGGAAAGACCGTGATCCCGGTTGGACGGACAAAAAGGGGTACCGTGGAGCGAAGGATTTGGAAAAACCCACCGGCGACTGGAACCGGATGGATGTCATCTGCATGGGTGACACCATCCGTGTGCTGCTCAATGGTGAACTGGTCAACGAGGCGACCAAGGTCCATCCCCGATCCGGATACATCGCCATCAAGTCGGAGTATGCGGATTATGAAGTGCGCCGCTGGGAGTTACTTCCTCTGAGTGCCAAGGGGGAGTGA
- a CDS encoding twin-arginine translocation signal domain-containing protein codes for MKEPNNPASSEIPGAPLQDLSRRKFIKGSAAAALAAGSVAPQASGAATGGSASRSNRIVEENAREGTRDWQLTRVKLDSTRGFRSPVIEGYCSRQSVKAGEKLDIFVSTEAKQFTLEIFRTGYYGGKGARLMATVGPLDGAEQPKPKMGPKNLHECQWKPSHSLSIPEDWISGVYLGRLTTVPERLSQDYWQSYVVFIVKDDRPADILFQCSDNTWQAYNRWPDNYSLYTHPSGVQGPHADVSFDRPYAKYAQIYENPQSLGSGEWLCFEFPMAYWLEQEGYDVTYCSNCDLLTPDRALKAKALLSVGHDEYWDIRAYESVIALRDAGVNILFFSGNSVCWVTPMRAGFDGRENRIIFRGGPYGGDYRWAENRRANYGPYPERGPDEGYLMGSRNSQPVNGGGDWICEKPEHWIFKDTGMKKGDRIPGLVGWEFHGDPPSDIKGLEVVAAGTALQGGVNPAEWTATIYPGPKGNFVFNASTIFWCQGLSSPPGHMLPWSHWSRPHGPDERVQKITANLLNRALA; via the coding sequence ATGAAAGAACCGAACAATCCCGCCTCGTCCGAAATTCCGGGCGCTCCATTACAGGATCTGAGCCGAAGGAAATTCATCAAAGGTTCGGCTGCCGCCGCACTGGCCGCCGGGAGCGTGGCTCCTCAGGCTTCAGGTGCCGCCACGGGAGGAAGCGCTTCCCGCAGCAACCGCATTGTCGAGGAAAATGCCAGGGAGGGCACCCGAGATTGGCAGCTCACACGGGTTAAGCTGGATTCCACCCGTGGATTCCGCTCCCCGGTGATCGAAGGATATTGCTCCCGCCAATCGGTGAAGGCGGGCGAGAAGCTGGATATTTTCGTCAGTACGGAAGCGAAGCAATTCACGCTCGAGATATTCCGGACCGGCTACTACGGCGGTAAAGGGGCGCGCCTGATGGCGACCGTGGGTCCCCTGGATGGGGCAGAGCAACCGAAGCCTAAGATGGGTCCGAAAAACCTCCATGAATGCCAATGGAAACCATCCCATTCCCTGAGCATCCCCGAAGATTGGATCAGTGGTGTCTATTTGGGAAGGCTGACTACGGTTCCGGAAAGGTTGAGCCAGGACTATTGGCAGAGTTACGTGGTTTTCATCGTCAAGGATGACCGCCCCGCAGACATCCTGTTCCAGTGCAGTGACAATACGTGGCAGGCCTACAACCGCTGGCCGGACAACTACTCGCTCTACACCCATCCCTCCGGAGTTCAGGGACCTCATGCGGACGTGAGTTTTGACCGCCCTTACGCCAAGTATGCACAGATTTACGAGAACCCCCAATCCTTGGGCTCGGGAGAGTGGCTTTGTTTCGAGTTCCCCATGGCCTACTGGCTGGAGCAGGAGGGATACGACGTCACCTATTGCTCCAACTGTGACCTGCTCACGCCCGACCGCGCTCTCAAAGCAAAGGCATTACTGAGTGTCGGGCACGATGAGTATTGGGACATCCGCGCCTACGAGAGTGTCATTGCCCTACGGGATGCGGGGGTGAACATCCTGTTCTTTTCTGGGAATTCAGTTTGCTGGGTTACTCCCATGCGGGCGGGCTTCGATGGTCGGGAGAACCGCATCATTTTCCGTGGCGGACCCTACGGCGGCGATTACCGGTGGGCGGAGAACCGAAGGGCGAACTATGGCCCCTATCCCGAACGCGGTCCCGATGAAGGATACCTGATGGGCAGCCGCAACAGCCAGCCTGTCAACGGAGGCGGGGACTGGATTTGCGAAAAGCCGGAGCACTGGATCTTCAAGGACACGGGGATGAAGAAAGGTGATCGCATCCCCGGTCTGGTCGGTTGGGAATTTCACGGCGATCCACCATCTGACATCAAGGGGTTGGAGGTCGTTGCCGCAGGGACCGCGCTGCAGGGCGGGGTGAACCCTGCGGAATGGACCGCGACGATTTACCCCGGACCGAAAGGAAATTTCGTTTTCAATGCATCCACCATTTTCTGGTGCCAGGGGTTGAGTTCGCCCCCCGGCCATATGTTGCCTTGGTCGCATTGGTCCCGGCCTCATGGCCCGGATGAACGGGTCCAGAAAATCACCGCCAACTTGCTGAACCGCGCCCTCGCATGA